A single window of Syngnathus acus chromosome 23, fSynAcu1.2, whole genome shotgun sequence DNA harbors:
- the LOC119116970 gene encoding uncharacterized protein LOC119116970 isoform X2, whose translation MNSSACRKQVSTTHTRHPRAEASAKTDDNRSDPAGSVLTKMEDLKSVNISTHPPFKSVIKSIRACQNREEVKLAKATLHVYTRISESILHNDTLLKVAPDQERLRRNVGQLTSKLRHLSATLARRHCPNTANVLHQLTQLQVDDVTFQKRALSQFLEVYNMATVIGSHTLASPTDASP comes from the exons ATGAATTCATCTGCATGcag AAAGCAAGTGTCAACCACGCACACACGTCATCCCCGTGCTGAGGCTTCTGCGAAAACTGATGACAACCGCAGTGACCCGGCCGGGAGTGTCCTCACCAAGATGGAG gaTCTGAAGAGCGTAAACATCAGCACTCATCCTCCCTTCAAGAGCGTCATCAAGAGCATCAGAGCGTGTCAG AACCGAGAGGAAGTCAAGCTGGCGAAGGCCACGTTGCACGTGTATACGCGCATCTCGGAGAGCATCCTGCACAACGACACCCTGCTGAAGGTAGCGCCCGACCAGGAGCGGCTCAGGCGCAACGTCGGCCAGCTGACAAGCAAATTGCGCCACCTGAGCGCCACCCTGGCCAGACGCCACTGCCCCAACACCGCAAACGTCCTGCATCAGCTCACGCAGCTCCAG gtggATGACGTGACATTCCAGAAGAGAGCGCTCTCTCAGTTTCTGGAGGTGTACAACATGGCAACTGTAATTGGCTCTCACACTTTGGCCTCACCCACCGATGCCTCGCCgtga
- the LOC119116970 gene encoding uncharacterized protein LOC119116970 isoform X1, translated as MNSSACSSEVQRKILVFATEQPQTTMKQKTRIKDASGAQRIDLKKRRHRSAFATRLPSHGTLLSSPVTPSAAMSPPSRLCLLLLLGSLVVGTSHSDPYPELRKILEDISKDVDLKSVNISTHPPFKSVIKSIRACQNREEVKLAKATLHVYTRISESILHNDTLLKVAPDQERLRRNVGQLTSKLRHLSATLARRHCPNTANVLHQLTQLQVDDVTFQKRALSQFLEVYNMATVIGSHTLASPTDASP; from the exons ATGAATTCATCTGCATGcag CAGCGAAGTTCAGAGGAAGATTCTGGTGTTTGCTACCGAGCAGCCACAGACcacaatgaaacaaaagacgcGTATAAAAGATGCGAGCGGCGCTCAGCGAATTGACCTGAAAAAGCGTCGCCATCGCTCAGCATTTGCCACTCGTCTCCCGTCTCACGGCACCCTCCTCTCGTCTCCGGTCACTCCGTCCGCCGCCATGTCGCCGCCGAGCCGCTTGTGTCTTCTGCTCCTGCTGGGTTCCCTGGTGGTAGGCACCAGTCACTCGGACCCGTATCCAGAACTGAGAAAAATCCTGGAGGACATCTCCAAAGATGTG gaTCTGAAGAGCGTAAACATCAGCACTCATCCTCCCTTCAAGAGCGTCATCAAGAGCATCAGAGCGTGTCAG AACCGAGAGGAAGTCAAGCTGGCGAAGGCCACGTTGCACGTGTATACGCGCATCTCGGAGAGCATCCTGCACAACGACACCCTGCTGAAGGTAGCGCCCGACCAGGAGCGGCTCAGGCGCAACGTCGGCCAGCTGACAAGCAAATTGCGCCACCTGAGCGCCACCCTGGCCAGACGCCACTGCCCCAACACCGCAAACGTCCTGCATCAGCTCACGCAGCTCCAG gtggATGACGTGACATTCCAGAAGAGAGCGCTCTCTCAGTTTCTGGAGGTGTACAACATGGCAACTGTAATTGGCTCTCACACTTTGGCCTCACCCACCGATGCCTCGCCgtga
- the LOC119116971 gene encoding interferon gamma-like, with translation MRNIVDTSSHQHRRRRDRVGARLRNRTCAAHTRSSGLRLTMVTAARGMLGMCAYLCVCGVMTSHVPARMNRTIQNLLQLYKIPPKERFNGHPVFSRELLSTKMEAKEMLMSAVLQTYEELLGHMLKQPPGPPPSDSGDDARVGLNYLLKCVRDLRKYRYQKQDKVLSGLSELRHLQMDNLVVQSKALWELPWLYEEARSLAESGRAGTPNRLRPRRQATPPRRRRRKP, from the exons ATGCGAAACATCGTCGACACTTCTTCACATCAGCATCGCCGCCGCCGGGACCGAGTCGGGGCCCGCCTCAGGAATCGCACGTGTGCGGCACACACGCGCTCGAGTGGACTCCGGTTGACCATGGTTACCGCGGCGAGAGGGATGCTCGGAATGTGCGCCtacctgtgcgtgtgtggcgTCATGACCTCTCATGTGCCTGCGAGGATGAACAGAACCATTCAGAACCTACTGCAGCTATAT aaGATTCCGCCCAAAGAACGTTTTAACGGCCATCCCGTCTTCTCCAGAGAGCTCCTGAGCACTAAGATGGAg GCCAAGGAAATGCTGATGTCGGCGGTGCTGCAGACGTACGAGGAGCTGTTGGGCCACATGCTGAAGCAGCCGCCCGGCCCTCCGCCGTCCGACTCGGGAGACGACGCCCGAGTCGGGCTGAACTACCTGCTGAAGTGCGTGCGGGATCTGCGCAAGTACAGGTATCAGAAGCAGGACAAAGTTCTCAGCGGGCTGAGCGAGCTCCGACACCTCCAG atgGACAACTTGGTGGTCCAAAGCAAAGCATTGTGGGAGCTGCCCTGGCTGTACGAGGAGGCCAGGTCGTTGGCCGAGAGTGGCCGGGCGGGGACGCCCAATCGCCTGCGGCCTCGAAGGCAAGCCACGCCGCCACGCCGCCGCAGGCGAAAACCGTGA